The nucleotide window TATTAGGTTTTTGGGGCAGTAAGTATATGCCTAACATAAAGGAAGGGGATATACTTTTCATTGAGGATGATGGAAATGCTTCTACTTTAGAGAGAAACTTCTCTTTCTTAAAAGTTAATGGAATCTTTGATAAGATATCAGGAATTATATTGTCAAAACATGAATTTTATGATGATCAAAAAACAGGTAGAAAGCCTTATGAATTATTATTAGAAGTACTTAATAATGAGAATCTACCAATTATTGCAGATTTTCATAGTCGTCATAATCGACCAATGGTAACACCAATAGGATGTTATATTGAATTGGATAGTACTAATAAGAAAATAAAGCTATTAGAGGATTATTTGGGTTATTAAACTACTCATTAGGATTCCAATTTATTTTTAGTGCTTTGATTACTGTTGTTATCTTTCCATTAGGATATCGTTTTATAATGGAATACAGTGATTGGGTAAAAGTGGATAATGCAAGTAAATAAAATTGCTACTAGGTATTAACCTAGTAGCTTTTCATTTGAATCATTTAATTGCCCATCATCTAAATAGTCCATAACAAAATCATCATATAAAGTCTGCACCCACTTTTGTATATCATCTTTAGTAAACACTACCTTTATTGGATCAGGCAGTATAACATATAAACGTTCTACTACATAGATAAATTTCTTGTCACCATTAGAAAATTTTTTCTCAGCTGCTAACATAAATTTAAATGCTACTTCTCTAAAATTTTCTAAGGTTTCTTTAGTACCTCTAACCTTAATTGACCAAGATGTATAAGCTACTAAACCTATTAAGCAAATAACAATTAATAAATATAACCCATAATTATTTAAAAATTCTAACATATACTATTCTCCTCTCTGTGATCTATACAATATTTTTGAAACCATTTCTCTAGTTGCTGGACTTATAGAGTTCGTACCATCGACTAATCCATCTTCTTTAGCCCATAGCCAACTATCCCCGTAACAATGACTAGGTTTATCTTCAGGTAAAGTATATGTAAATCCTAAGAATTCTGTATAACTCTTGATAATAGCTTCTGCATCTTCTTGCCAATGATTAAGTAATCTTCTTGTATCTTTATCATTGTCAGCAAAACCATATTCAGCTATTGTAGTATTTACTATTCCTGTATCCCGGTGCATATAATAATAATCTTTTGATGGATCACTTGGTAGTACTCTAGTGAACACTCTGCGGATATTTTGCCCAGCCTTTTCTAGTTCTTCTTTAAGTCTTTCTTCAAGTTCCCCATCTGAGTAAATGCTATGTATAAATTCAGCACCTTGTCCACCGCCTGCATTTATGTGATTTGATAAACAGTACCTGGCTTCACTCTTTCTTACAATCCCTGTCCTTTTTTTAGGATCTAAATAGACATCAGATTCTCTTGTTAATTTAACAGGTACCCCAAGATGCTTAAAGCGGGCATATTGATATAAACTGATTTTGAGCACCTTATCCTTCTCTTTCCAATGTATATTAGATCCACCCCCAAAGTCCCTTCCTCCATGACCTGGATCAATAATTAGAACTGGTTTCAATTTATCATCTCCTTAATTTAAAACTCCAGATTCTATGAGAATTGCTTTTACTTCATTGCATTTTCCTTTTATAAGCTATATATATTTCTCTACCATAGGCTACTCCTCTCTAAGTAAAATAACACTTATCTATATTGACAAGTGTTATATTCTAGGAAAATAAGTATATTTAGTTTGATACACAAATCATAATTTACCACATAATTAATATAGTGCCAGGTCATCTATTGAAGTTATGTAAAATGCTATATTTGTTATTTATGTATTATTATACCATGTTAAGGCAAGTTGTGCAATTTCTCATTTAGCTCTAGACTCCACAACATTAATTCTCAGAATATACTTTTAGCTTACTTTCAAATCCTGTCTCCCTTTCATGTCATTTATGTATACTTCTTCAAGGAGTTTA belongs to Vallitalea okinawensis and includes:
- a CDS encoding N-acetylmuramoyl-L-alanine amidase family protein; translation: MKPVLIIDPGHGGRDFGGGSNIHWKEKDKVLKISLYQYARFKHLGVPVKLTRESDVYLDPKKRTGIVRKSEARYCLSNHINAGGGQGAEFIHSIYSDGELEERLKEELEKAGQNIRRVFTRVLPSDPSKDYYYMHRDTGIVNTTIAEYGFADNDKDTRRLLNHWQEDAEAIIKSYTEFLGFTYTLPEDKPSHCYGDSWLWAKEDGLVDGTNSISPATREMVSKILYRSQRGE